The Streptomyces sp. NBC_01275 genome has a segment encoding these proteins:
- a CDS encoding DUF742 domain-containing protein — protein MSTSPENGTNGTNGTDPEKTANGTGDASAVRRLLPVRGGDRKPARVRPYSLTGGRTRFGHVLLVETFVATTETTAAIEGPEERKELTNGSLTTRVMPEMRAIVELCRRMRTVAEIAALLKMPLGVVRVLLSDLADQGKIRVYGTGTAHGTGRPDRALLERVLSGLRRL, from the coding sequence ATGAGCACGAGCCCCGAGAACGGCACGAACGGCACGAACGGCACGGACCCCGAGAAGACCGCGAACGGCACGGGCGACGCGAGCGCCGTGCGGCGGCTGCTCCCCGTCCGCGGGGGCGACCGCAAGCCCGCCCGCGTACGCCCCTACTCGCTCACCGGCGGCCGCACCCGCTTCGGCCACGTCCTCCTCGTCGAGACCTTCGTGGCGACGACGGAGACCACGGCGGCCATCGAGGGGCCGGAAGAGCGCAAGGAACTCACGAACGGCTCTCTCACCACCCGGGTCATGCCGGAGATGCGGGCCATCGTCGAACTGTGCCGCCGTATGCGCACGGTGGCCGAGATCGCCGCGCTGCTGAAGATGCCGCTCGGCGTGGTCCGGGTGCTCCTCAGCGACCTCGCGGACCAGGGAAAGATCCGTGTGTACGGCACCGGTACCGCTCACGGTACGGGCCGTCCCGACCGCGCTCTGCTGGAAAGGGTGCTGAGTGGACTCCGTCGTCTCTGA
- a CDS encoding ATP/GTP-binding protein: protein MDSVVSDAASSFGVDPIVEPDEPVQPWQTDRTRAPIATKIVVAGGFGAGKTTLVGTVSEITPLQTEALMTQASEETDDLTGTPEKTTTTVAMDYGRLTLDDDLVLYLFGTPGQQRFWFMWDDLVRGAIGAVVLADTRRLKDCFPALDYFESCGLPYVVAVNHFDGSELFEPDDVREALTVAAHIPVMIMDARRRISVIETLLSLVGHALDETPE from the coding sequence GTGGACTCCGTCGTCTCTGACGCCGCCTCCTCCTTTGGCGTCGACCCAATCGTCGAACCCGACGAGCCCGTGCAGCCCTGGCAGACGGACCGCACCCGCGCCCCCATAGCCACCAAGATCGTGGTCGCGGGCGGCTTCGGAGCCGGCAAGACCACCCTCGTCGGCACCGTCTCGGAGATCACGCCCCTCCAGACGGAGGCGCTGATGACCCAGGCCAGCGAGGAGACCGACGACCTCACCGGCACGCCGGAGAAGACCACCACCACGGTGGCCATGGACTACGGCCGGCTCACGCTCGACGACGACCTGGTGCTCTACCTGTTCGGCACGCCCGGCCAGCAGCGGTTCTGGTTCATGTGGGACGACCTGGTGCGCGGCGCGATCGGCGCGGTCGTCCTCGCCGACACCCGCCGCCTGAAGGACTGCTTCCCCGCGCTGGACTACTTCGAGAGCTGCGGACTGCCGTACGTCGTCGCCGTCAACCACTTCGACGGCAGCGAGCTGTTCGAGCCGGACGACGTGCGCGAAGCCCTCACCGTCGCCGCGCACATACCTGTCATGATCATGGATGCGCGCCGCCGGATCTCGGTCATCGAGACCCTGCTGTCCCTCGTCGGCCACGCGCTCGACGAGACCCCCGAGTAG